A stretch of the Parafrankia irregularis genome encodes the following:
- a CDS encoding DUF3151 domain-containing protein, translating into MTTPPANQNLLSGPPPTLLPSDAAVVEALSSGAGAESVAARFPAACLGWAILAEEALGAGQPVAAYAYARTGYHRGLDQLRRSGWKGHGPIPWSHEPNRGFLRALAALSRAAAEIGEDAEATRCREFLADSDPVALRELDLA; encoded by the coding sequence ATGACGACACCGCCCGCGAACCAGAACCTGCTGTCGGGTCCGCCGCCGACGCTGCTTCCATCCGACGCCGCTGTGGTGGAGGCGCTGAGCTCGGGTGCCGGCGCGGAGTCCGTCGCGGCCCGTTTCCCCGCTGCCTGCCTCGGCTGGGCGATCCTCGCGGAGGAGGCGCTCGGCGCGGGTCAGCCGGTGGCGGCCTACGCCTACGCGCGGACCGGCTATCACCGGGGCCTCGATCAGCTCCGGCGGTCCGGATGGAAGGGCCACGGGCCCATTCCGTGGTCTCATGAGCCGAACCGCGGCTTCCTGCGGGCGCTGGCCGCACTGTCGCGGGCTGCGGCGGAGATCGGCGAGGACGCGGAGGCGACCAGGTGCCGCGAGTTTCTCGCTGACAGTGATCCGGTCGCACTCCGTGAACTCGACCTCGCATAG
- a CDS encoding transglycosylase family protein, which translates to MRSHDRDPVRSTGRGGRHRAAQPPSTATRVLRTTGAVTALVGTGLAVTAAPAGAATADDFARLRQCESGGNYAINTGNGFYGAYQFDQRTWTGLGYPGRPDQAPPAMQDDAAYKLYDSRGWSPWPACSNKLGLTRNGPAPESSGTIGDAVEQALTPAEPPMTLERARSQVGTNFGGEALNVGMGDEVRADAFVWQAEMRERKFVLTVDGKFGQESQGVAALYSYLTRISDGQPGVVGQNLWSATVTS; encoded by the coding sequence ATGCGGTCGCATGATCGTGATCCCGTCCGTTCGACCGGTCGTGGTGGCAGGCACCGCGCGGCGCAGCCGCCGTCCACCGCCACCCGTGTCCTGCGGACCACCGGGGCCGTCACGGCCCTGGTCGGAACGGGGCTCGCCGTCACCGCGGCCCCTGCCGGCGCCGCGACGGCGGATGATTTCGCCCGGCTGCGCCAGTGCGAGTCCGGCGGCAACTACGCCATCAACACGGGCAACGGCTTCTACGGCGCCTACCAGTTCGACCAGCGCACCTGGACAGGCCTCGGCTACCCCGGTCGACCCGACCAGGCTCCGCCGGCGATGCAGGACGATGCCGCCTACAAGCTGTACGACTCGCGTGGCTGGTCACCGTGGCCGGCCTGCAGCAACAAGCTCGGCCTGACGCGCAACGGCCCGGCCCCGGAATCCTCGGGCACCATCGGCGATGCCGTCGAGCAGGCCCTCACACCGGCCGAGCCGCCCATGACCCTCGAACGCGCACGAAGCCAGGTCGGCACCAACTTCGGCGGTGAAGCGCTGAACGTCGGCATGGGCGACGAGGTACGCGCCGATGCGTTCGTGTGGCAGGCCGAGATGCGCGAGCGCAAGTTCGTGCTGACGGTCGACGGCAAGTTCGGCCAGGAGTCCCAGGGCGTCGCCGCGCTCTACTCGTACCTGACGCGGATCAGCGACGGGCAGCCCGGCGTGGTCGGGCAGAACCTGTGGAGCGCCACCGTCACCAGCTGA
- a CDS encoding transglycosylase family protein has product MSDARTSGRQRRSSTRSRARTLVPVPVLVAAVGGTIAISQPANAATTWEGLRQCESGGNYTTNTGNGYYGAYQFSAGTWRSLGYSGLPHTAPPALQDEAALKLALRSGFGQWPVCGSGMGGDQLSPGASSSGSGSQASRTAERTSLVAQPVATTGVPPLTRNYFASVHNQVTDEIRTWQEKMNSLGYSLAVDGCYGPKSAAAARDFQTVRGLVVDGVLGPQTWAATFG; this is encoded by the coding sequence ATGTCCGACGCACGTACCAGTGGCCGACAACGCCGCAGCAGTACCCGCAGCCGGGCCCGCACACTCGTCCCCGTACCCGTCCTTGTCGCGGCGGTCGGAGGCACAATCGCCATCAGCCAACCGGCGAACGCCGCAACGACCTGGGAAGGTCTGCGGCAATGCGAGTCCGGCGGCAACTACACGACGAACACCGGTAACGGCTACTATGGCGCTTACCAGTTCTCCGCCGGGACCTGGCGCAGCCTTGGGTACTCTGGCCTACCACACACCGCTCCACCCGCCCTGCAGGACGAGGCGGCGCTGAAGCTCGCGCTCCGCTCCGGATTCGGCCAGTGGCCGGTGTGCGGGAGCGGAATGGGCGGCGACCAGCTCTCGCCCGGCGCATCGTCGTCGGGATCCGGCAGCCAGGCCTCCCGCACGGCCGAGCGCACCAGTCTGGTCGCGCAGCCCGTCGCCACCACGGGTGTGCCCCCTCTGACGCGCAACTACTTCGCGTCGGTACACAACCAGGTCACTGACGAAATCAGGACCTGGCAGGAAAAGATGAACTCCCTCGGCTACTCCCTCGCCGTCGACGGCTGCTACGGGCCGAAGTCCGCAGCCGCGGCCAGGGACTTCCAGACCGTGCGCGGCCTCGTCGTCGATGGCGTCCTCGGCCCGCAGACCTGGGCGGCCACCTTCGGCTGA
- the fbaA gene encoding class II fructose-bisphosphate aldolase, with protein MPIASPDVYAEMLSQAKSNAYAYPAINVTSSQTLNAALRGFAEAGSDGIVQVSTGGAEFLSGTTIKNMVLGAEALAEYAHHVAKAYPVNIALHTDHCPADKLDTYIRPLIAISRERVSQGRDPLFQSHMWDGSAVELEENLKIADELLADCRAARIVLEVEIGVVGGEEDGVVGAIDEKLYTTPGDMFRTAEVLGTGEKGAYMLAATFGNVHGVYKPGNVKLRPAILREGQQHVAEKLGLGADAKPFNLVFHGGSGSDLSEIRETLDYGVIKMNVDTDTQYAFTRPIVDHVFRNYDGVLKVDGEVGVKKAYDPRTYGKAAETSMAARVAQACSDLRSAGRSIGV; from the coding sequence ATGCCCATCGCCAGCCCAGACGTCTACGCCGAGATGCTCAGCCAGGCGAAGTCGAACGCCTACGCCTACCCCGCCATCAACGTGACCTCGTCGCAGACCCTCAACGCAGCGCTGCGGGGCTTCGCGGAGGCCGGCAGTGACGGAATCGTCCAGGTCTCAACCGGCGGCGCCGAGTTCCTTTCAGGCACGACCATCAAGAACATGGTGCTCGGGGCCGAGGCACTCGCAGAGTACGCGCACCACGTCGCCAAAGCATACCCGGTAAACATCGCGCTGCACACGGATCACTGCCCGGCAGACAAGCTTGACACCTACATTCGCCCACTTATCGCAATCTCCCGTGAGCGAGTTTCCCAGGGGCGGGATCCGCTTTTCCAGTCCCATATGTGGGACGGCTCCGCGGTAGAGCTCGAGGAAAACCTCAAGATTGCGGACGAGCTGCTCGCCGACTGTCGGGCCGCGCGTATCGTGCTGGAGGTCGAAATCGGCGTCGTGGGCGGCGAGGAGGACGGTGTCGTCGGCGCGATCGACGAGAAGCTCTACACCACTCCCGGCGATATGTTCCGCACCGCCGAGGTGCTCGGAACCGGGGAGAAGGGTGCTTACATGCTGGCCGCGACGTTCGGCAATGTTCACGGCGTGTACAAGCCCGGCAATGTCAAGCTGCGGCCCGCGATCCTTCGCGAGGGCCAGCAGCATGTGGCCGAGAAGCTCGGCCTCGGTGCCGACGCCAAGCCGTTCAACCTCGTATTCCACGGCGGCAGCGGCTCGGACCTCTCCGAGATCCGCGAAACGCTCGACTACGGTGTCATCAAGATGAACGTCGACACCGACACCCAGTACGCATTCACCCGTCCCATCGTGGACCACGTGTTCCGGAACTACGACGGGGTTCTGAAGGTGGACGGCGAGGTCGGGGTCAAGAAGGCCTACGACCCGCGTACCTACGGGAAGGCCGCGGAGACCTCGATGGCGGCACGAGTCGCCCAGGCCTGTTCTGACCTGCGGTCCGCGGGCCGTTCGATCGGCGTCTGA
- a CDS encoding DedA family protein: MTLYAILFAVIFVESGVLVGFWLPGDTVLFGAGLVAADPSADVSILVLAFGVPVAASLGAVVGYATGRHLGRPYLERRHAGALVRTEDFYQRFGAATLIAARFVPWARTFAPVLAGAVSMPRHRFGAAVIAGAVIWGTGLVLLGYAASAVPGLRDAAVWIGVVVIVVSVLAGAGGELMRRRVARSRSVEDPAGTSAG, encoded by the coding sequence ATGACCCTCTACGCCATCCTCTTCGCGGTGATTTTCGTGGAGAGTGGGGTCCTGGTCGGCTTCTGGCTCCCCGGCGACACCGTGCTGTTCGGTGCGGGTCTGGTCGCAGCCGACCCGTCAGCCGACGTCTCGATCCTCGTACTCGCGTTCGGTGTGCCGGTGGCGGCGAGCCTCGGCGCCGTTGTCGGGTATGCGACCGGCCGTCATCTCGGCCGCCCGTACCTTGAACGCCGCCATGCGGGAGCGCTGGTTCGAACGGAGGACTTCTACCAGCGCTTCGGCGCGGCCACGCTGATCGCGGCTCGGTTCGTGCCCTGGGCGCGGACGTTCGCCCCGGTCCTGGCCGGCGCGGTGTCGATGCCCAGGCACCGGTTCGGCGCGGCGGTGATCGCCGGGGCCGTCATCTGGGGAACCGGCCTGGTCCTGCTCGGCTATGCGGCCTCGGCCGTTCCCGGCCTGCGCGATGCCGCGGTCTGGATCGGGGTCGTGGTGATCGTGGTGTCCGTGCTCGCCGGGGCGGGGGGCGAGCTCATGCGCAGGCGGGTGGCCCGCTCGCGGAGCGTGGAGGACCCCGCGGGTACGAGTGCGGGCTGA
- a CDS encoding CAP domain-containing protein encodes MALPASSAEAASAAMSGRDGQLSADHARVAAGVDTAPEGASRNRLPAVVIPRAAPRPADARRTADPPTARRAATAPSARAPAHPVVVSHGDGEIHEITDDDARGSSTPGGSPAQPGSSAQPGSSAQPGGTRPNGGQPGRTASGATGTDAAGSGDVESGQSGQVGGRPVVADQVAAGGPELPGSPPAVNGPATVAEPDPAAGAGPAGSAQSGPDSVTAASRPEPAPAQQPSAAAAGPQPAAGAGTGTAIGTGTTPAAGTATAAATEPAAAVATASGTAADNSAADSSAADNSAALIAQVIALTNDQRAAVGCLPLAIDSRLSASAQAHSDDMASHNYFSHTGLDGKSPFDRITAAGYDFSVAAENIAAGQRAPAAVVADWMASPEHRANIVHCELTQIGVGYATGGDYGTYWVENFGTGA; translated from the coding sequence ATGGCGTTACCGGCTTCGAGTGCCGAGGCGGCCAGCGCCGCGATGTCGGGTCGTGACGGTCAGCTTTCCGCCGATCACGCGCGTGTCGCGGCCGGGGTGGACACCGCGCCCGAGGGCGCGTCGAGGAATCGCCTGCCCGCCGTGGTGATCCCCAGGGCGGCTCCGCGTCCGGCGGACGCACGCCGCACGGCGGACCCACCGACGGCGAGGCGGGCGGCGACTGCGCCGTCGGCGCGGGCGCCCGCGCACCCTGTGGTCGTCAGCCATGGTGACGGCGAGATCCATGAGATCACGGACGATGACGCCAGGGGGAGCTCCACGCCCGGCGGCAGCCCAGCGCAACCTGGCAGTTCAGCGCAACCTGGCAGTTCAGCGCAACCCGGTGGCACCCGGCCGAACGGCGGTCAGCCTGGACGTACCGCGTCCGGTGCGACCGGCACCGACGCCGCCGGATCGGGCGACGTCGAGTCCGGGCAGTCCGGGCAGGTTGGTGGGCGGCCGGTTGTCGCCGACCAGGTCGCCGCGGGTGGGCCGGAGCTGCCCGGTAGCCCACCGGCGGTCAACGGCCCGGCAACGGTCGCTGAGCCGGACCCGGCCGCCGGCGCCGGACCCGCCGGCTCCGCGCAGTCCGGTCCGGACAGCGTTACGGCTGCATCCCGGCCGGAACCGGCGCCGGCTCAGCAGCCTTCCGCGGCCGCGGCCGGCCCCCAGCCCGCCGCCGGCGCAGGCACCGGAACGGCCATCGGCACCGGCACCACGCCTGCCGCCGGCACGGCTACCGCCGCGGCCACCGAGCCCGCCGCCGCCGTGGCTACCGCCTCCGGCACCGCCGCCGACAACAGTGCCGCCGACAGCAGTGCCGCTGACAACAGCGCCGCGCTCATCGCGCAGGTCATCGCGCTCACCAATGATCAGCGCGCCGCGGTCGGATGCCTGCCACTGGCGATCGACTCCCGCCTCAGCGCCTCGGCGCAGGCCCACAGCGACGACATGGCGAGCCACAACTACTTCAGCCACACCGGGTTGGACGGGAAGTCACCGTTCGACCGGATCACGGCCGCCGGCTACGACTTCTCGGTCGCGGCAGAGAACATCGCGGCCGGTCAGCGGGCCCCGGCAGCCGTGGTCGCCGACTGGATGGCCAGCCCGGAGCACCGGGCGAACATCGTGCACTGCGAGCTCACCCAGATCGGGGTCGGGTACGCGACCGGTGGTGACTACGGCACCTACTGGGTCGAGAACTTCGGCACCGGTGCATGA
- a CDS encoding NAD-dependent epimerase/dehydratase family protein → MARSVVTGAAGFLGGAVAQELRQRGDEVVALDVRRGPGITQADVTTAGDWEKALDGADLLVHAAAVGMGGVGELTPVRAGRVTPPSRVTTAQMRKVLLGGTATVLDAAQRAGVGRVIHLSCVSALGGDTPMLADESAPVGLTGEPRADAIAAAEQTANAAAAHGAPVTVLRIADAYGPRAGRWTLWPVLLMRAGRFVLVDGGGGRLSPVHVDDVVAAVTAVAAAPVDVVAGRVLHVTGPEATTGADFFGRYAALAEVRPPRSVPARLCEVVDAVDRLPGRSRSASGRRPGLLRGLGAKLVVNVDPRVRVDLGPLTIQDLTRTGTVSGRRIAELVGWEPRVDLDEGMRRTGAWLRDRGLLGVTEPARRG, encoded by the coding sequence TTGGCTCGGTCGGTGGTCACCGGCGCGGCCGGATTCCTCGGTGGCGCTGTGGCGCAGGAGCTCCGCCAGCGGGGCGACGAGGTGGTCGCGCTCGACGTTCGGCGTGGGCCCGGTATCACGCAGGCCGATGTGACGACCGCCGGCGACTGGGAGAAGGCGCTCGACGGTGCGGACCTGCTCGTCCACGCCGCCGCGGTGGGCATGGGCGGGGTCGGCGAGCTCACGCCGGTGCGGGCGGGCCGGGTGACACCGCCGAGCCGTGTCACCACCGCGCAGATGCGCAAGGTGCTGCTCGGCGGCACCGCGACGGTGCTGGACGCCGCCCAGCGAGCCGGCGTGGGCCGGGTGATCCACCTGTCCTGCGTGAGCGCGCTGGGTGGCGACACGCCGATGCTCGCCGACGAGTCCGCGCCGGTGGGTCTCACCGGCGAGCCACGCGCGGACGCGATCGCCGCGGCCGAGCAGACGGCGAACGCCGCCGCGGCGCACGGAGCGCCCGTCACCGTGCTGCGGATCGCGGACGCCTACGGCCCCCGGGCCGGGCGTTGGACGCTGTGGCCGGTGCTGCTGATGCGCGCCGGGCGGTTCGTGCTCGTCGACGGCGGCGGAGGCCGGCTCAGCCCCGTCCATGTCGACGATGTGGTCGCGGCGGTGACGGCGGTGGCCGCCGCTCCCGTCGATGTGGTTGCCGGCCGGGTGCTCCATGTGACCGGTCCCGAGGCGACGACCGGCGCCGACTTCTTCGGCCGCTATGCGGCGCTGGCGGAGGTCAGGCCGCCGAGATCGGTCCCCGCACGGCTGTGCGAGGTCGTTGACGCGGTTGATCGGCTGCCCGGCCGGTCTCGGTCGGCGTCAGGCCGCCGCCCCGGGCTGCTACGCGGGCTCGGCGCCAAGCTCGTCGTGAACGTGGATCCGCGGGTCCGGGTGGATCTGGGCCCGCTGACCATCCAGGATCTGACCAGGACCGGAACTGTGTCCGGGCGCCGCATCGCCGAGCTCGTCGGCTGGGAGCCCCGGGTCGACCTCGACGAGGGGATGCGCCGGACCGGCGCCTGGCTGCGTGACCGGGGTTTGCTCGGCGTCACGGAGCCGGCGCGTCGTGGGTGA
- a CDS encoding GNAT family N-acetyltransferase, whose amino-acid sequence MGEGPTLTTARMRALPLTVWNVGFVAEELAQAMVLAARGRPVRLAAGELFGGALDSASAAADSAATDPTGMRRELRRRVSAGTGIFTWVLRGQDGAALGLLAADTHRARAVVGVRVSNPYRRDGFGGEAVQALASWLEYRGLLVGSRIGVGDVVGKRLAQSTAFVPTGVLLTERRRLWIRPPL is encoded by the coding sequence GTGGGTGAGGGCCCCACCCTCACCACAGCGCGGATGCGCGCACTTCCACTCACGGTCTGGAACGTCGGTTTCGTGGCCGAGGAACTCGCCCAGGCGATGGTTCTGGCCGCCCGAGGCCGGCCGGTGCGGCTTGCGGCCGGCGAGCTCTTCGGCGGTGCGCTCGACTCCGCCTCCGCGGCAGCGGATTCCGCGGCCACGGATCCGACCGGAATGCGCAGGGAGCTGAGGCGGCGAGTCAGCGCCGGCACCGGGATCTTCACCTGGGTGTTGCGCGGTCAGGACGGCGCGGCGCTGGGGCTGTTGGCCGCGGACACGCATCGTGCCCGCGCGGTGGTCGGCGTTCGGGTGAGCAACCCGTATCGGCGTGATGGTTTCGGTGGTGAGGCGGTCCAGGCGCTCGCGAGCTGGCTGGAATATCGGGGCCTGCTGGTCGGGAGCCGGATCGGGGTCGGCGACGTGGTCGGCAAGCGCCTGGCCCAGTCGACGGCTTTCGTGCCGACCGGAGTACTGCTCACCGAACGCCGGAGATTGTGGATTCGGCCGCCCCTGTGA
- a CDS encoding nucleotidyltransferase domain-containing protein — protein sequence MSVDARREVPAGTRPSEVTYDHLIIPPHWRRPAGSAPGAPNTLFPRGEQTTAPPPGPAVTGASPINPVTGPMTGPLLVGTTARAFAKLDDLVRLSENDRAVIDERRAEAERALRSIFPPRCALPLVGVATIGSAGRDTMIRPLDEVDIFVVFSAANSAWKRFRWDSRDLLVCVRNAIGGDRVQTIGTRGQALRIVYDAAPDVHLVPAFDHPRAGYVIPDRVGGWLPTRPERHASWTMDLGPRVISAVRLLKAWNRVCGSHLRSFHIEALAGQVLAGRGLNTRQGLAEVFRYMDEIGLAVGDPSDIRGDLSSYLRRDDLDDLAVYVRQARDFSARAVAAERAGRHEEAVSLWGTIFGPEFPTFG from the coding sequence ATGAGCGTGGATGCCCGTAGGGAGGTTCCGGCCGGAACCAGACCGAGCGAGGTCACGTACGACCACCTGATCATTCCTCCGCACTGGCGCCGGCCGGCGGGTTCGGCTCCCGGGGCACCCAACACGCTTTTCCCGCGTGGTGAGCAGACAACCGCGCCGCCGCCCGGTCCCGCTGTGACCGGCGCGTCGCCGATCAACCCGGTCACCGGGCCGATGACGGGGCCGTTGCTCGTCGGCACCACCGCGCGCGCGTTCGCCAAGCTGGACGATCTCGTGCGGCTCAGCGAGAACGATCGTGCGGTGATCGACGAACGGCGGGCCGAGGCGGAGCGGGCCCTGCGGTCGATCTTCCCGCCGCGTTGTGCCCTTCCGCTCGTGGGTGTGGCCACCATCGGTTCCGCCGGGCGCGACACGATGATCCGCCCGCTCGACGAGGTGGATATCTTCGTGGTCTTCAGTGCCGCGAACAGCGCCTGGAAGCGTTTCCGCTGGGATTCACGCGATCTTCTCGTCTGCGTCCGGAACGCGATCGGTGGCGACCGGGTGCAGACGATCGGCACCCGTGGGCAGGCCCTGCGCATCGTGTACGACGCCGCGCCCGACGTCCATCTGGTGCCTGCCTTCGACCATCCCCGTGCCGGCTACGTGATCCCGGACAGGGTCGGCGGCTGGTTGCCGACGCGCCCGGAGCGCCATGCCAGCTGGACGATGGACCTCGGGCCCCGGGTGATCTCAGCGGTCCGGTTGCTCAAGGCGTGGAACCGGGTCTGCGGGAGCCACCTGCGGTCGTTCCACATCGAGGCGCTCGCCGGGCAGGTGCTCGCCGGCCGTGGGCTCAACACCCGCCAGGGCCTCGCCGAGGTCTTCCGGTACATGGACGAGATCGGCCTCGCCGTCGGTGATCCGTCCGACATCCGGGGTGACCTCTCCAGCTACCTTCGTCGGGACGATCTCGACGACCTCGCGGTTTATGTTCGGCAGGCGCGTGACTTCTCGGCCCGCGCGGTCGCGGCCGAGCGGGCCGGCAGGCACGAGGAGGCTGTGAGCCTGTGGGGAACCATCTTCGGGCCGGAGTTCCCGACCTTCGGGTGA